From the genome of Pseudomonas hamedanensis:
GATCATCCCGTCGCTGTATCTGTCGGGGGATTTTGTCGACTATTTCCGTGTCGACGAGCGCCGGGTTGCGTTTTACCTGGCGGATGTCTCGGGCCATGGCGCGTCTTCAGCCTTCGTGACAGTGCTGCTGAAGTTCATGACCACGCGGTTGCTGTTCGAATCCAGGCGCAGCGGTACACTGCCTGAATTCAAGCCGTCGGAAGTGCTCGGTCATATCAACCGGGGGCTGATCAGCTGTAAGCTGGGTAAACACGTCACAATGGTCGGTGGAGTCATCGACGAGGAGACCGGTTTGTTGACCTATAGCATCGGCGGGCATCTGCCGTTGCCAGTGTTGTACACGCCAGACAGCGTTCGTTACCTCGAAGGACGTGGTCTGCCGGTGGGCCTCTTCAATGAAGCCACCTACGAAGATCACGTGCTTGAGCTGCCGCCGTCGTTCAGCCTGACGCTGATGTCGGATGGCATTCTGGATCTTTTGCCAGAAGCTACGCTCAAAGAAAAAGAAGCTGCTTTGCCCGAGCGGGTGAAGTTGGCGGGCGGCAGCCTGGATGGTCTGCGGCAAGTGTTTGGATTGGCCACGCTAGGGGAGATGCCGGATGATATCGCCCTGTTGGTGTTGAGCAGGAATCTTTAATGAGTACCGGTAGAATCCAGTTCGCCGAGCAGGACGGCACCTTCGTCCTGAAGTTCGTCGGTGAAGTTCGCCTGACCCTGTGTTCGGCGTTGGATGCGACTATCGAGAAAATCTTCACGGCGCTGAATTTCAACGCGATCGTGATCGATTTGACCGAAACCCGCAGCATTGACAGCACGACGTTGGGCCTGCTGGCCAAACTGTCGATCCTGTCGCGCCAGAAGGTCGGCCTGTTGCCGACCGTCGTCACCACCCACGAAGACATCACCCGTCTGCTGCAATCGATGGGTTTCGAGCAGGTGTTCAACATCGTCAAC
Proteins encoded in this window:
- the rssC gene encoding anti-sigma factor antagonist RssC, whose translation is MSTGRIQFAEQDGTFVLKFVGEVRLTLCSALDATIEKIFTALNFNAIVIDLTETRSIDSTTLGLLAKLSILSRQKVGLLPTVVTTHEDITRLLQSMGFEQVFNIVNHPVPCPECLDDLPDQDQSEEVVRIKVLEAHKILMGLNDSNREAFHDLVNALERH
- the rssB gene encoding two-component system response regulator RssB, with amino-acid sequence MPKTSATLLIIDDDEVVRASLAAYLEDSGFSVLQAGNGQQGLQVFEQDQPDLVICDLRMPQMGGLELIRQVTELSPQTPVIVVSGAGVMNDAVEALRLGAADYLIKPLEDLAVLEHSVRRALDRARLLLENQRYREKLEKANRELEASLNLLQEDQNAGRQVQMNMLPESPWRIDEFSFAHQIIPSLYLSGDFVDYFRVDERRVAFYLADVSGHGASSAFVTVLLKFMTTRLLFESRRSGTLPEFKPSEVLGHINRGLISCKLGKHVTMVGGVIDEETGLLTYSIGGHLPLPVLYTPDSVRYLEGRGLPVGLFNEATYEDHVLELPPSFSLTLMSDGILDLLPEATLKEKEAALPERVKLAGGSLDGLRQVFGLATLGEMPDDIALLVLSRNL